In Spea bombifrons isolate aSpeBom1 chromosome 12, aSpeBom1.2.pri, whole genome shotgun sequence, the following proteins share a genomic window:
- the TMEM143 gene encoding transmembrane protein 143 isoform X1, translated as MLGISMSALIFQRTGPPRTFLWPRCYTLEFMTFRDGNSWQIAQQGTFVAFIMLCAAWRSLHVGMGFGKSCTRTMGSLATKLAEYRNMWRPSKPKDWAAQYQERCIPFSKGQLVEHLVQEFHSSTESEKKLFMSFVDQLGISLLQHYHSILEELQALYDPINPDRDALLESSLTDAEKLLREEEVLEQLQPVLNQANFNSLSEDTLAYALMVHHPQDGVQVQVNLDKYEYIRYWALGQRLGPLSTQMSSNPQNSFFSRSSRTPPERHYFKRVLVAARPRNSHMVLKCFKDIALEGLEQLLPVLKVRTSSFDRTMLNTMLLVSGCIVFVNVGMVVLTDLKIGTSFLLFFFAGFMAFRTWKVFSQRRKVHSLELAHMLYYKSTSNNSELLGALTLRAQEEHAKEVILAQSFLKHLNITDNGDGLDDQTVNQIKTSVETWLQTKSGLEITFSAERALQNLKTFNRSWMKETIPKSHTEAHMEKGIL; from the exons ATGCTCGGGATCTCAATGTCAGCTCTGATCTTCCAGAG AACGGGCCCACCGAGGACATTCCTGTGGCCCAGATGTTACACCCTGGAGTTCATGACATTCAGAGATGGTAATTCTTGGCAGATCGCCCAGCAAG GGACATTCGTGGCCTTCATCATGCTGTGTGCAGCCTGGCGATCCCTTCATGTAGGGATGGGATTTGGGAAATCATGTACCCGTACCATGGGGTCACTGGCTACTAAATTAGCAGAGTACAGAAACATGTGGAGACCGAGTAAACCAAAGGACTGGGCTGCACAGTACCAGGAGAGATGTATCCCCTTCTCCAAGGGCCAGCTGGTGGAACATTTGGTTCAG gaGTTTCATTCTTCCACTGAATCTGAGAAGAAATTGTTTATGTCCTTTGTGGATCAGCTGGGGATCTCACTCCTCCAGCATTATCATTCTATCTTGGAGGAGCTTCAG GCCCTTTATGATCCCATTAACCCTGACCGTGATGCTTTGTTGGAGTCCAGCCTCACAGACGCAGAGAAACTATTGAGGGAGGAAGAGGTCCTGGAGCAACTGCAGCCTGTGCTGAATCAGGCCAATTTCAACAGTTTGTCTGAGGATACTTTGGCTTATGCCCTTATGGTGCATCACCCACAGGATGGAGTACAG GTACAAGTGAATCTTGATAAGTATGAATACATCCGATACTGGGCACTTGGACAGAGATTAGGACCCTTGTCCACACAGATGAGTTCCAACCCTCAGAATTCTTTCTTTTCCCGGTCTTCTCGCACCCCTCCAGAAAG GCACTACTTTAAAAGAGTTTTAGTGGCAGCTCGCCCTAGGAATTCACATATGGTCTTAAAGTGCTTCAAGGACATAGCCCTGGAAGGTTTGGAGCAGCTACTACCTGTACTGAAAGTCCGAACATCCAGCTTTGACCGCACCATGCTCAACACCATGCTTTTGGTCAGTGGATGCATCGTTTTTGTAAATGTCGGAATGGTGGTTCTCACTGACTTGAAGATAGGAACGTCTTTCCTCCTGTTCTTTTTTGCTGGATTTATGGCTTTCCGAACTTGGAAG GTTTTTTCCCAGCGGCGGAAAGTACATTCGCTTGAACTTGCCCACATGCTGTATTATAAAAGCACTTCTAACAATTCAGAGCTGCTTGGAGCCCTTACTTTGAGGGCCCAAGAAGAGCATGCAAAGGAGGTGATCCTCGCTCAAAGCTTCTTGAAGCATCTCAACATAACAGACAACGGGGATGGATTAG ATGATCAAACGGTGAATCAAATCAAAACAAGTGTGGAAACCTGGCTGCAAACAAAATCAGGCCTGGAGATTACCTTCTCCGCTGAACGAGCTCTCCAAAATTTGAAGACTTTCAATAGGTCATGGATGAAGGAAACAATACCAAAAAGTCATACGGAAGCGCACATGGAAAAGGGTATACTTTAA
- the TMEM143 gene encoding transmembrane protein 143 isoform X2, which produces MLCAAWRSLHVGMGFGKSCTRTMGSLATKLAEYRNMWRPSKPKDWAAQYQERCIPFSKGQLVEHLVQEFHSSTESEKKLFMSFVDQLGISLLQHYHSILEELQALYDPINPDRDALLESSLTDAEKLLREEEVLEQLQPVLNQANFNSLSEDTLAYALMVHHPQDGVQVQVNLDKYEYIRYWALGQRLGPLSTQMSSNPQNSFFSRSSRTPPERHYFKRVLVAARPRNSHMVLKCFKDIALEGLEQLLPVLKVRTSSFDRTMLNTMLLVSGCIVFVNVGMVVLTDLKIGTSFLLFFFAGFMAFRTWKVFSQRRKVHSLELAHMLYYKSTSNNSELLGALTLRAQEEHAKEVILAQSFLKHLNITDNGDGLDDQTVNQIKTSVETWLQTKSGLEITFSAERALQNLKTFNRSWMKETIPKSHTEAHMEKGIL; this is translated from the exons ATGCTGTGTGCAGCCTGGCGATCCCTTCATGTAGGGATGGGATTTGGGAAATCATGTACCCGTACCATGGGGTCACTGGCTACTAAATTAGCAGAGTACAGAAACATGTGGAGACCGAGTAAACCAAAGGACTGGGCTGCACAGTACCAGGAGAGATGTATCCCCTTCTCCAAGGGCCAGCTGGTGGAACATTTGGTTCAG gaGTTTCATTCTTCCACTGAATCTGAGAAGAAATTGTTTATGTCCTTTGTGGATCAGCTGGGGATCTCACTCCTCCAGCATTATCATTCTATCTTGGAGGAGCTTCAG GCCCTTTATGATCCCATTAACCCTGACCGTGATGCTTTGTTGGAGTCCAGCCTCACAGACGCAGAGAAACTATTGAGGGAGGAAGAGGTCCTGGAGCAACTGCAGCCTGTGCTGAATCAGGCCAATTTCAACAGTTTGTCTGAGGATACTTTGGCTTATGCCCTTATGGTGCATCACCCACAGGATGGAGTACAG GTACAAGTGAATCTTGATAAGTATGAATACATCCGATACTGGGCACTTGGACAGAGATTAGGACCCTTGTCCACACAGATGAGTTCCAACCCTCAGAATTCTTTCTTTTCCCGGTCTTCTCGCACCCCTCCAGAAAG GCACTACTTTAAAAGAGTTTTAGTGGCAGCTCGCCCTAGGAATTCACATATGGTCTTAAAGTGCTTCAAGGACATAGCCCTGGAAGGTTTGGAGCAGCTACTACCTGTACTGAAAGTCCGAACATCCAGCTTTGACCGCACCATGCTCAACACCATGCTTTTGGTCAGTGGATGCATCGTTTTTGTAAATGTCGGAATGGTGGTTCTCACTGACTTGAAGATAGGAACGTCTTTCCTCCTGTTCTTTTTTGCTGGATTTATGGCTTTCCGAACTTGGAAG GTTTTTTCCCAGCGGCGGAAAGTACATTCGCTTGAACTTGCCCACATGCTGTATTATAAAAGCACTTCTAACAATTCAGAGCTGCTTGGAGCCCTTACTTTGAGGGCCCAAGAAGAGCATGCAAAGGAGGTGATCCTCGCTCAAAGCTTCTTGAAGCATCTCAACATAACAGACAACGGGGATGGATTAG ATGATCAAACGGTGAATCAAATCAAAACAAGTGTGGAAACCTGGCTGCAAACAAAATCAGGCCTGGAGATTACCTTCTCCGCTGAACGAGCTCTCCAAAATTTGAAGACTTTCAATAGGTCATGGATGAAGGAAACAATACCAAAAAGTCATACGGAAGCGCACATGGAAAAGGGTATACTTTAA